The genomic segment ATGAAGAGATTCAAACGCTTATTAACAACATGTGCTATACAATGCATCAGGCACAAGGTGTAGGGCTGGCAGCAATACAGGTTGGATATGATGGAAGCCTTCTCGTATATGACAGCACACCTGGGGAAAACAATCCTGATTCTGTAAAGGCTTTAATTAATCCCAGGATTATAAAATCCGAAGGAAGTATTATTTCTGAAAATGAAGGATGTCTTAGTGTTCCTGATTTCAGGTCAGATGTTAAACGCTGTGCCGCAGTCCTGGTTGAAGGTGTTGACCGGGAAGGAAACCCTGTCCGTCTTGAGCGGGATGATTTTCTGGCAGTTATATTGCAGCATGAAATAGATCATCTTAACGGGGTTTTGTTTATAGACCGGATAAGCGTACTTAAAAGGCAGTTGTATAAAAAACGCGTGGCAAAGCAGTTGAAAAATAAGAAATAAAAACCAGGGATATTTATAAAAATGACCAGCAGGATCAATAAACAATTTAAAATAGTATTTATGGGAACCCCTGATTTTGCAGTTCCCCCTTTAAAAGAGCTTTATAACAGCTCCCATGAAATATGCCTGGTAGTAACCCAGCCTGACCGCCCTAAGGGAAGGGGCAGGAAAATGACGCACCCTCCTGTAAAGCAGGCTGCAATAGAAATGGGTTACAGGGTAATTCAGCCTGAAAAGGTTAATACAGAAGAGTTTAAGGCTGAAATGGAAAATATAAAACCTGATTTGTATGTGGTAGTTGCATTTGGTCATATATTATCACAGGAAATTTTAAATATCCCGCGTCTTGGCGCAGTCAATATCCATGCTTCCCTTCTTCCCAGATACCGGGGAGCAGCGCCCATTCAATGGGCTGTGATAAACGGAGAAAAAGAAACCGGTGTAACAGCAATGTTCATGGACAGGGGCATGGATACAGGTGATATTCTTTTAAAAGAAACAATTAGAATTGCTGATAATGATACAGCCGGGTCCCTGCATGACAAACTGGCAGCAGCAGGAGCCGGACTCCTGCACAAAACCTTGAAAGATTTTGAAACAGGCAGTATCAAGCCAGTTCCCCAGGATAACAGCAAAGCCACATATGCACCGCCTTTGAAAAAAGAAGACGGACATATTGACTGGAACAAATCAGCCAAAAGCCTGGAATGTTTTATAAGAGGCATGACCCCCTGGCCTGGAGCATTTACTTTTTTTAATGAAAAACGTCTCAGGATTTTCAAGGCAGGTGTCCTGGATATCAAAACTGCTGAACCCTCTGGAACCATTATCAAAGGCTTTCCTGACGAACTCAGGGTTGCAGCAGGAAAGGAAAGCGTACTTTCAATACTGGAAATCCAGGGAGCATCAGGCAAGCGCCTTTTTACAAAAGACTTTTTGCGGGGCTGCCAGATTCCTGTGGGAACAATTTTAAAATAATGAGCATTAATTAATGACAAACAATCCCCGCAAAGCAGCCCTGTATGTTTTAAATGAGCTTTATAAAAACAATCAAACCCTTGATAATACAATAGATAAGATTTTTCAAAAAGGTCTGGAACTATCTAAAAAAGATATGGCATTGTTCCATGCCCTGGTCTATGGGGTTTTAAGATGGCGTGCAAGGCTTGACCTGATAATTGACCATTTTTCCAAAACCAGGATTAACAAGATAAATCCAAATGTATTGAATATTCTCAGGCTGGGACTGTTTCAAATTATCTTTATGGACAGGATTCCGGTATCTGCTGCTGTCAATACCTCGGTTGAACTTGCAAAATCATCCTCTGCACCCTGGATTAAAGGATTTGTAAACGGTCTTTTGCGCAATGCCTCACAAAATTATGAAAATGTTTCCTATCCTTCTCCTGACAAAGACCCTGTATCTTATATTGCTGCAATAAAATCTTTTCCTCAATGGCTTGTAAAAAGATGGGCAGGCAGGTTTGGGATTGAAGAAACTAAAGAGCTTTGCGATGAAATAAACAAGATTCCCCTTTTGACTATAAGAACCAATACCTTAAAAACCACGCCAGGCCGTCTTGCAGATTCTTTACAGCAGGATACCGGCGAAATAATCCTGACAAAATTTTCTCCCCAGGGTTTGAGCCTTAAAGGTCTTGATAAACCTGTGCCAGAGCTTCAGGCTTATAAAGACGGATGGTTTCAGGTACAGGATGAAGCAGCACAGCTTGTAACCCACATGGTAAATCCTCTGCCTGGAATGGCTGTACTTGACGCTTGTGCAGGTCTGGGAGGCAAGACCGGGCACATGGCCCAGCAGATGAAAAATATCGGACAGATAACAGCTTTGGATAACAGCCTGGAAAAGCTGAATAGTCTTAAAAAAGACATGGCAAGGCTTGGGGTTTCCATAGTAAATACATATGTACATGATTTAAGCATCCCTCCTGATATAAATCAAATCAAAACCTTTGACCGCATCCTTCTGGATGCTCCCTGCTCCGGTCTGGGTGTTATCAGCCGGAACCCTGATACAAAATGGGCGGAATCAAAAAAAAATCTGACCAGGTATCAGCAGAGGCAGATTAAATTCCTGTCCAGTCTTGTCCATCTTCTTAAACCTTCAGGAACCCTGACTTATTCAGTATGTTCAACAGAACCTGAAGAAAACGAGATGGTAATAAAAGAATTTCTCAATAAATATCCTGCATTTAAAATCAAAAACAATTACAGCACCTTATGTGAGCCAATTAAAAATCTCATAAATACTAAAGGCTGTTTAAAAACATTGCCTCATAAAAATAAAATGGATGGTTTTTTTTGTGCTGTACTTCAAAATCATTAAATATAGACCAATTAAATTTCCTGCTTAAAAAAAAAATAAAATTAATGATGGATTTTTTATAAAGGCTTATGATACAGCATCATTGATTTTGTATCTGATCTTGTTTTATTGACTGAATATTATTTTTTTAATGTTTTAAACTGTAAGCATTGAACAGATACTTAAACAAGCCGGCTTATTATAAAGGGAAGGAGGTGAGCCTCAGGGGATTTTATTTTTAAGTTTCATGATTTTTTGTTATTTAACAATTTATAACATGGAGGAAAAAATGAAGGGATTATCTGTTGTTTTGTCTTTACTGGCAGTATTATTTCTGGCAACAGGCGTTATTGCAGCGGATAAGGCAGCCATAAGCAAAAATGTTGATGGTATTGCGGCTGCTCTTGATGGCGGGAAAACTGCCGCCGATTTTAAGGCAGATGCTTACACCCCATATGCGTTTATTATGGAACAAGGTGGAAATCTGCTGGTTCATCCTTCCCTTGCAGGCCAAAACCTGAAAGATAAAGCAGCCCCTGTTTATGAAGCTGTTGCAAAAGCAACACCAGAGGGCGTATGGGTTGATTATGAATGGCAGGGAGCTAAAAAACATTCATATGTTAAAAAAACAAAAGCCGGTTTGATTGTAGGAAGCGGTTATTCAGATTGATGATTTAAATCTTTAGTAAAATTTTTGACCATCCACAAAACATGTTCCTTTTTGGTACACATTGTACCAAAAAGGAACATTGTCTAATTCTTCTTTTATTTTCAATATATTAACACTGATATTTTTATTCAAGTGTACCTTAAAGGGACTGTTGGGTCAAGCTGTTCGCGATGTGCTTTATTAGGCAGCCCTGATAAAATAAATTATAAGAGCTTGTTTTTGTTTATAAAAAAATCTTAATTTCGGGCACAATCCTGTCTTGGCATTTTTTTTGCAGTTTAAATAAAAATTTAACATAATATAACAAAAATTATTAAAGTGCGGAGAATGCGCAATGCCCCAGGATTCAGTAGAAAAATTTTTAGGCAGGCTTATCACAGATGATGATTTCCGAGATCAGTTTAAAAAGAATCTTGCCAGGGTATGTTTTGAACATGGTTTTGATCTCACACATGCAGAGCAGGATATTATCCAAAGGCTTGATCCGAATCATTTTGTTTATCTGTCAAATCAAATAGATAAAGGCATTAAAAGAAGCAGAAACTCAATAAATAATATTTTAAAAAATTAAACATAAATTTGAAGATATTTTTCCAGGGGAGGGGTTATGAATCAAAACATTAATACCTGCAGTATGAAAGGGACATTTTTGAAAACACATGAAAATACATGCAAAGGTCAAAAATCATATTTATCCGGTATGCTGATATGGCTGATAATTTTTATTATCAGCATTTCAGGGCAGATACCTTTTGCAAATGCTGATCCTTATCCTCCTACTGCTGGCGGTGCTGCCGAGCATTATGCTCCAGCCCCCTGGCCCGATCAAACTGCCGGAACAAGTCCATTGGATGTAAGCGGCTGGACTCCTACCATGCACAACGGAAACACGGACAACGATCCCCGAACCGGAGACCCGTCAAACGGAGGAACCAGACCCCAGAATTATGTAAATGTTGCGTCTAGCTGTACTGATACAACTTCTCCAAGTATTTACTGGGCGTTTGATTCCACAACCCAGACCATCTTTTTCAGGTGGAGGGTGGAACAGATTGCCAATACCTACGCCACAGGCCCCAGCCCCGGCAGTTTCAGTTCAGGCGATCCCTGGGGGGCTGCATTATGGACAGTTTTTTTTGATATTGACGGAGACGGTTTTCGTGAATTTGCAGTTCACTTAGACGGCTCAGGAGGTTCTCCTTCTACACCCATTGACATGGTGGCAGGCATTTACAGCAATACCCGGAGCCAGTCCATAGACTATGAAAATGATCCAAATATTCATCTAATCGCACACAATCCTACCGCTTTTGTTGCAAGCGATGATGGTTCAGATAATACAATCCTTAATTATCACAGTTCTAACACCCCAGACACAAGCTGGCCCAACGGCAGCAACGAAACTGTATGGGATTACGGCACAACCCGGTCAGTAGAGATTATTGATACGCCCCAATGTGTGGAATATTTTGTTGATTACCAGATTCCCCTTCAACTAATGGACGCTTCTTCACTAGATACTAATGGAGACGGTACACCTGATGGACCAAAAATTACCGAAAATACCCCCCTTTCCATGTTTTTTACCACTGCCAACAGCTTAAACAACGCCTTGCAGAAAGACGCTGTTATTGATGCCTCTTTTACCCCTGATCTCAGCCGTGAACTTCCCTTTGGAGATTTTATAACCCTTGCAGGCGGAACCCTGAAACAGCCTATTGTAGATGTAAATATTGCAGCAGGCTGCGGGCCTGTTGAAATAACATCCCAGATTGTAAAAGATGCCCTGGTGGTTTCAGGTCAAACCTCTGTGGAAACAACAGTAAAGACAATGGAATACCGTTTTTATTATGATGCCAATGGAAACGGTATTGCAGATGACGGAGGCACATGGGATAAAGCAGTTCCAGCAACCAATGATTCTTCCCTGGGTCCCCAGGTCTGGACAGCTACCTGGGATTCCACCGGTTTTGAGGAAGGGCAGTATCTTGTAGGCGTTTATGCGGTGGATGATGATACGCAGAATGAGGATGGGATGAAACATGTAACATTTTCCTATCTGACGGACAATCCGTCAAATCCTTATTATGCCTATCCTGAGCATCGCCTGTCAAATGCCGGAACTCCTCTGGCAGATGAAATCTGGTATGCCAATCCCGACCCTGATCCAGGTGTGCAGATGGGTACTTTTGTCAATACCTGCGGCACAACGGCTATAAGCAAAACTTCGGATCAAACCGAATACAATGCCGGGGGGCTTGCCACATTTACGATTACAATTAAAAATACCCTGAGATCACCTCTGACCATAAGCAGTATTACAGACTCATTGCCTTCCGGTTTTACCTATGCGGATACGACCGGCGGAACATTACTTGCGACAGACCCGACAATGACCAAACCGGGTGCAGCAAGTACCGGAGATATAACCTGGACATTTTCTTCTCCGATTACAATTGCAGCAGCATCAGGGGATCCTACTCCTACTCCTGTGGTAGAAACACTTATTTTCACTGCCAATGTATCCGGCATATCAGGAACTTATACCAATGTGGTCAGCGTTTTAGCCACAAGAGGCACAACGGATTATACAATGACGGCTGATCCGTTGCAAATAGGAGTAGGCGCGCCGTTGCTGAATATCAGCAAATCAGCAGTTGTTTCAACAGATGCGGACAGTGACGGCAAAGCGGATCCAGGAACAGATACAATTACTTACACAATCACCTATTCCAATGACTCTCCGGTAAATGTGCCGGATGTGATTATTACAGACACCATACCGACTGGCCTGACTTTTGTTTCTGCCACAGGCGGCGGCACAGAATCAGGCGGAACCATTACATGGAATCTTGGTGACTTGGCATCAGGTGAAGGCCCTTATTCTGTAACATTTGACGTAACAGTGGATGATCCATACCCTGATGCTGAACCCATTGCTTCGGTAAATACAGCCACCATTGATGATGATAATAATCCGGTAAGTGTGGTGGATCCCAAAAGCGCAAGTGCTACGGTATTGATAGATGCCCCGCGTCCGAATCTGGTGGTTCAGAAGAGCGCGGGTTCAAGTGTTGTTGCTCCAGGTGGAAATGTTACATTTACCATTGATTATATGAACACCGGCAATACAGGTGCAACAGGTGTAATTATCACAGATGAAGTTCCCGCAGGATTTACTTATGTTTCAAATACAGGGAGCGGATCATATACCGCACCGACTGTAACTTGGAATATCGGAGCAGTAGCAGCCGGGGGAACTGGTTCTGTAACGGTGACCATGCAGGCGGGAAATCCGTTTACCGGATCAAATCCCACAACCAATACAGCAACAATTGATTCTAATGAAACAACGCCGGTGACGGATAGTGTTCAGGTGGGGGTGTCAGGTGGCGGTGGCGGTGGTGAGAATTGTTTGGCACCAAATGCTGGTGCTGATACTTCAGACTCGACTTTTACTTTGTCTAATGTTCAAACACTTGACAGCACAGAGGATACTTATACTCAGGTAACCGGATTTGTCGAAACAGCATATCAGGAATTTGATTTTACGAGTTTCGGGATTACTGCCGATCCTACTGCTGTTACATTAAAGCTGACTTATGCAGAGAAAAAAAGTCAACAAGTTAAAATAGACGTATATGGAAATGGAGTTCTTGTAAAAGACGACTACTTTTTTACATCTCCCACCAATAGTAATAATAAGGTTTTTACTTTAGAGACTGTTGATCTGTATGCGCAAGGAATTGATACAATTGCTGAAGTCAACAATCTCAGATTACGGCTGTTTGCAAATGGTAGTACAAATGGAGGTGATTTTGGAGCCGATTATGTTGAAGTTTGTGTAACAACGCCTGCAGATCCCGCCAATCTGATCATCAGCAAACAGGCATCTCCATTATCTGTTTCCCCAAACGGAACAATTACTTACACTATAAACTATGCCAATACCGGCGGATTACCCGCCAATAATATTGTTATTACAGATACACTTCCCGCGGCTACAACTTTTTCCAGCGTAACCGGCGGCGGAACACATGCTGGCGGCGTGGTAACATGGAATATTGCCTCACTTGCTGCCGGAGCAGACGGTTCGGTTACCGTTACGGTTGATGTAACTACTGATGCAACCGGAACTCTGGACAATACCGCAACCATAGACAGTGATGAAACCACACTTGTCAGCGATACCACTTCAACCATTGTAAAACGACCCAGTGTAAGCATAACAAAATCTGCAAATAAAACACTCCTTTTCCCCGGAGACACGGTTCTTTATACCCTGAAGGTTATCAACAGCGGCGATGCAGATGCCACAAATGTAATTATTAATGATGCACTGCCGACAGATACTTATTTCACATATGATGCCGCCTATGGCACAAAACTGAACAGCGCGGCTCACAGTGATCCAATTAATGATGGCACAACCAATATCGGCACACTTGCAGCCGGTGCAGCCGCAGAAGTAACCTTTCAAATGACAGTAGCTGCCGCAGGAGTACCAGCCGGAACCACTGCAAAAGATAATTTGGCAACTGTTACAGATGATCAGACCACGGGAACCAGTTCCAGTAATACGGTTACGATTACCATCAGCAGCAACCCCAATCTGTATTTCAGCAAAGAAGTAACTCCCGGCCCCCATGTGCCTGGAGACACAGTGACTTACACCTTGAAACTTGAAAATAAGGGAGCATCTGATGCCGAAGATGTGCTTGTGGAAGATATCATCCCGGACTATACAACATATCAGGCAGGCACTTTAACATATAATAGTGCAGCAAGGACAGATACAGAAGGCGCACCAGATGACAATGCCTATTTTGACAGTGCTTATAAAAAAGTAGTGTTCGATATTGGCACACTGTCAAAAGCAGATGGTCTTATAACCATGACTTTTCAGGTAGCTGTTGATTCCACAATGCCGTCTGCGTCAACAACAATTACTAACACTGCCGCAGTAAGTTCCAGCAACACCTCCGGCAGAACGGCAACAGTTGAATCAACAGTAAATGCAAGCCCATTATTGACCATAGACAAATCAGGCCCCTCAGCCGTGCCTTATCCGGCAACAACATTGAAAGCGGCTGCCGCTGCCTCCACCTCGCTGGATGTCTATGATGTTTCGCAGTTAGCAGTGGGTCAGTATGTAAGGGCTGGCGGTACGACAGCCAAAATAACAGCCATTGATTATACTGCCAATACGTTGACAGTGGATACTGCCGTTACAGCAGCTATGAATGATCCGGTTGTGAGCAGCCTGACATATATTCTTTCATACACAAATACCGGCGAAACCACAGCAACCAATATTTCCGTAACAGACACCCTGCCCACGAGTGCAGTCTTTGTCAATGCCAGCACCGGATGTTCGGAAGCTGGCGGAGTGGTAACATGTGCGGTGGGTGATCTCAAAGTCGGTTACGGCGGCAGTGTGCAGGTTACAATTTTTCCCGGCTCCACCGGAACCCATACAGACACAGCCAAAATTTTCAGTGATGAACAGTCATCAGATCCGCCCATTGGAGATCCTCGGTATGATGAGCTTGCTACCATAGCAGGCGGCCTGAAAGTTACCAAAATTACGACTACGCCTTCTATTACACCTGGCAGCACAGCAACTTATACTATTACAGTAGAAAACACCCTTTCTATTTCTGTTGCAGGTGTAACTGTTTATGATACTTTGAATTCCGGTTTTACTTATGACGGGACAACAGGTAGTACTTATGTTGGAACAGCAGCACCTGCCACACAGCCTGCTGCCGGAGACACAGAACTCACATGGAAAACCTTTACCATTGGAGCCAACAGCACTATTTCCATCACCTTCAACGTAAATGTCGCCTCCTGGGTAGAAGCCAATACCTACCAGAACTACGCCTCAGCCACAAGTACAGACAGCGTATCAGTAACCGATTATGACGCACTCGCAAGCGATGGAGAAGATGTAACAGTAATAGTATATTATGATTACGGAGATGCGCCTGACATAACATCAGGAAACGACCCAGGTGATTATGCTACGACCCTAGCAAACGGGGGACCCTTACACTCCCTTGATGCCAATCTGTATCTTGGTTCTTGCGTTGATGCTGATGATGGAACCTTGCAGAATGGGACAGCAGCAGCCGATGATGCAGACGATTCAGTAATCCAAAAAATAGGAACCTCATGCACCGGAGATGACGAAGACAGCCTAACACCGCCTGCACTTTCAGACGGACAGACTGCGCCCACAATGGATGTAACGGTTTTTAATAATACGGGCTATAATGCAACCCTTTCCTGCTGGGTGGATTATAATGGCAATGGTATTTTTGAAACTTCAGAAGGCGTGCAGACAACTGTATCAAGC from the Desulfonema limicola genome contains:
- the rsmB gene encoding 16S rRNA (cytosine(967)-C(5))-methyltransferase RsmB; this translates as MTNNPRKAALYVLNELYKNNQTLDNTIDKIFQKGLELSKKDMALFHALVYGVLRWRARLDLIIDHFSKTRINKINPNVLNILRLGLFQIIFMDRIPVSAAVNTSVELAKSSSAPWIKGFVNGLLRNASQNYENVSYPSPDKDPVSYIAAIKSFPQWLVKRWAGRFGIEETKELCDEINKIPLLTIRTNTLKTTPGRLADSLQQDTGEIILTKFSPQGLSLKGLDKPVPELQAYKDGWFQVQDEAAQLVTHMVNPLPGMAVLDACAGLGGKTGHMAQQMKNIGQITALDNSLEKLNSLKKDMARLGVSIVNTYVHDLSIPPDINQIKTFDRILLDAPCSGLGVISRNPDTKWAESKKNLTRYQQRQIKFLSSLVHLLKPSGTLTYSVCSTEPEENEMVIKEFLNKYPAFKIKNNYSTLCEPIKNLINTKGCLKTLPHKNKMDGFFCAVLQNH
- a CDS encoding Os1348 family NHLP clan protein; this translates as MPQDSVEKFLGRLITDDDFRDQFKKNLARVCFEHGFDLTHAEQDIIQRLDPNHFVYLSNQIDKGIKRSRNSINNILKN
- the def gene encoding peptide deformylase, which translates into the protein MEKLDIVTYPDKFLKKTVAPVENINEEIQTLINNMCYTMHQAQGVGLAAIQVGYDGSLLVYDSTPGENNPDSVKALINPRIIKSEGSIISENEGCLSVPDFRSDVKRCAAVLVEGVDREGNPVRLERDDFLAVILQHEIDHLNGVLFIDRISVLKRQLYKKRVAKQLKNKK
- the fmt gene encoding methionyl-tRNA formyltransferase, translated to MTSRINKQFKIVFMGTPDFAVPPLKELYNSSHEICLVVTQPDRPKGRGRKMTHPPVKQAAIEMGYRVIQPEKVNTEEFKAEMENIKPDLYVVVAFGHILSQEILNIPRLGAVNIHASLLPRYRGAAPIQWAVINGEKETGVTAMFMDRGMDTGDILLKETIRIADNDTAGSLHDKLAAAGAGLLHKTLKDFETGSIKPVPQDNSKATYAPPLKKEDGHIDWNKSAKSLECFIRGMTPWPGAFTFFNEKRLRIFKAGVLDIKTAEPSGTIIKGFPDELRVAAGKESVLSILEIQGASGKRLFTKDFLRGCQIPVGTILK